The proteins below come from a single Maylandia zebra isolate NMK-2024a linkage group LG23, Mzebra_GT3a, whole genome shotgun sequence genomic window:
- the LOC101485282 gene encoding claudin-18 isoform X1, producing the protein MAATLCQGLGFVLSLIGIAGIIAATGMDQWATQDLFDNVVTAVYSYSGLWRSCVRQSSGFTECRPYFTILGLPALLQAVRALMIVGIVLGAIGLLIAIFSLKCLKMGNMEDNLKATMTLSAGIMLLLAGVCGIAGVSAFANLIVQSFQFTTFASGFSSTGNVGGLTGALTPRYTFGPALFVGWIGGAILFIGGILMCLACRAMTPEKHRYDGMAYKAASQNTMYRPDTRSRPVYNDSYKAQSMDERQTNQRFDYV; encoded by the exons ATGGCGGCCACGTTGTGTCAGGGTTTAGGCTTCGTTCTGAGTTTGATAGGAATAGCGGGAATAATCGCCGCGACGGGGATGGACCAGTGGGCCACACAAGACCTCTTTGACAACGTTGTGACAGCCGTGTACTCGTACTCGGGCCTGTGGAGGTCCTGTGTTAGGCAGAGCTCCGGCTTCACAGAGTGTCGACCATACTTCACCATCCTCGGCCTGCCAG CTCTGCTCCAAGCCGTCCGAGCCTTGATGATTGTTGGGATCGTCCTTGGCGCTATCGGCTTACTGATCGCCATATTCTCGCTGAAGTGCTTGAAAATGGGGAACATGGAGGACAACTTGAAAGCCACCATGACTCTGTCGGCTGGGATCATGCTTCTCCTTGCAG GTGTCTGTGGGATTGCTGGGGTGTCAGCCTTTGCTAATTTGATTGTACAAAGTTTTCAGTTCACTACATTTGCCAGTGGATTCAGCAGTACAGGCAATGTTGGTGGACTAACGGGAGCTCTGACGCCAAG GTATACTTTTGGCCCTGCACTTTTCGTGGGTTGGATTGGTGGCGCTATCTTGTTCATCGGTGGCATCTTGATGTGCCTAGCCTGCCGTGCAATGACACCAGAGAAACACCG GTATGATGGGATGGCCTACAAAGCTGCCTCCCAGAACACGATGTACAGGCCTGACACCAGATCCCGGCCCGTCTACAACGACTCCTACAAAGCTCAGAGTATGGATGAAAGGCAGACAAACCAGAGGTTTGACTACGTGTAG
- the LOC101485282 gene encoding claudin-18 isoform X2 codes for MAATMTQLIGFMLSTLGLFLISAATTMDEWSLQDRSFTVITNFYTYSGLWKSCVGTTYGTTQCRPYFTILGLPALLQAVRALMIVGIVLGAIGLLIAIFSLKCLKMGNMEDNLKATMTLSAGIMLLLAGVCGIAGVSAFANLIVQSFQFTTFASGFSSTGNVGGLTGALTPRYTFGPALFVGWIGGAILFIGGILMCLACRAMTPEKHRYDGMAYKAASQNTMYRPDTRSRPVYNDSYKAQSMDERQTNQRFDYV; via the exons ATGGCTGCCACAATGACCCAGTTAATAGGATTCATGTTGTCGACATTGGGCCTGTTTTTAATATCGGCTGCAACAACAATGGACGAGTGGAGCTTACAAGACCGATCTTTTACAGTAATAACAAATTTTTATACCTATTCTGGTTTATGGAAGTCGTGTGTAGGGACGACGTACGGTACCACACAGTGTCGGCCTTATTTCACCATACTTGGCCTGCCAG CTCTGCTCCAAGCCGTCCGAGCCTTGATGATTGTTGGGATCGTCCTTGGCGCTATCGGCTTACTGATCGCCATATTCTCGCTGAAGTGCTTGAAAATGGGGAACATGGAGGACAACTTGAAAGCCACCATGACTCTGTCGGCTGGGATCATGCTTCTCCTTGCAG GTGTCTGTGGGATTGCTGGGGTGTCAGCCTTTGCTAATTTGATTGTACAAAGTTTTCAGTTCACTACATTTGCCAGTGGATTCAGCAGTACAGGCAATGTTGGTGGACTAACGGGAGCTCTGACGCCAAG GTATACTTTTGGCCCTGCACTTTTCGTGGGTTGGATTGGTGGCGCTATCTTGTTCATCGGTGGCATCTTGATGTGCCTAGCCTGCCGTGCAATGACACCAGAGAAACACCG GTATGATGGGATGGCCTACAAAGCTGCCTCCCAGAACACGATGTACAGGCCTGACACCAGATCCCGGCCCGTCTACAACGACTCCTACAAAGCTCAGAGTATGGATGAAAGGCAGACAAACCAGAGGTTTGACTACGTGTAG
- the hs2st1b gene encoding heparan sulfate 2-O-sulfotransferase 1: MGILRIMMLPKIQLLAVLAFGVAMLLIENQIQKLDESRAKLERTIARHEVAEVEQRHSEYGGGREVSPIVENDDTVIIYNRVPKTASTSFTNIAYDLCGKNRFHVLHINTTKNNPVMSLQDQVRFVRNVTSWREMKPGFYHGHVAYLDFSKHGMKGKPLYINVVRDPIERLVSYYYFLRFGDDYRPGLRRRKQGDKKTFDECVSSGGSDCAPEKLWLQIPFFCGHYSECWNAGSRWALEQAKYNLVNEYLLVGVTEELEDFIMILEAALPRFFKGATDLYRTGKKSHLRKTTEKKPPTKETIAKLQQSNIWKIENEFYEFALEQFQFVRAHAVREKDGELFVLAQSFFYEKIYPKVN, from the exons ATGGGGATTTTAAGGATCATGATGCTGCCAAAGATccagcttttggctgttttggcATTCGGAGTGGCGATGCTGCTGATCGAGAATCAGATCCAGAAATTGGACGAGTCCAGAGCCAAACTAG AACGCACCATAGCCAGACACGAGGTGGCCGAAGTAGAGCAGCGTCACAGCGAATACGGGGGTGGGCGGGAAGTTTCGCCGATAGTAGAAAACGACGACACGGTCATCATCTACAACAGAGTGCCCAAAACAGCCAGCACGTCCTTCACTAACATCGCCTACGACCTGTGTGGGAAGAATCGCTTCCACGTTCTGCACATCAACACAACCAAGAACAACCCTGTCATGTCTCTACAAGACCAA GTGCGCTTTGTCAGGAACGTCACCTCATGGAGAGAGATGAAGCCCGGCTTCTACCACGGCCATGTAGCTTATCTGGACTTCTCAAA aCATGGCATGAAAGGTAAACCACTGTACATCAATGTGGTGCGTGATCCCATAGAGCGCCTTGTATCGTACTACTATTTTTTACGTTTTGGAGATGACTACAGACCAGGCCTTCGACGAAGGAAACAAGGAGACAAGAAG ACCTTTGATGAGTGTGTGTCATCAGGTGGGTCTGACTGTGCTCCGGAGAAACTGTGGTTGCAGATCCCTTTCTTCTGTGGTCACTATTCAGAGTGCTG GAACGCGGGCAGTAGATGGGCTCTGGAACAGGCCAAATACAACCTGGTAAACGAGTACCTGTTAGTGGGAGTAACGGAGGAACTCGAGGACTTCATCATGATCCTGGAGGCAGCACTCCCACGCTTCTTTAAGGGAGCCACAGATCTCTACAGAACAG GAAAGAAATCCCACCttaggaagaccacagagaagaagcCCCCCACCAAAGAGACAATAGCCAAGTTGCAGCAGTCAAACATCTGGAAAATCGAAAATGAATTTTACGAGTTTGCACTTGAACAGTTTCAGTTTGTGCGTGCCCACGCCGTCAGGGAAAAAGACGGAGAACTCTTTGTCCTTGCACAGAGCTTCTTCTATGAAAAGATCTACCCCAAAGTGAACTAA